A window of Microbacterium luteolum contains these coding sequences:
- a CDS encoding FadR/GntR family transcriptional regulator yields the protein MPEQPARAWRLVLEHIERDLLDGRLGPGDRLASERDLASELGVGRSSVREAFRVLEVMGLIRTATGSGPQSGAIVIATPTGGMSALLRLQVAAQGFPLADVVQTRLVLEDAVVGAMAASAERDTVRAHELLGAMDAADLTPAEFLALDAQLHLSLAEGSGNTVIAAMMAGLRSSIESYVQGGVEAIPDWHAMADRLRAEHHALVAAIDVGDAEAARSLVRAHITGYYTQILTP from the coding sequence ATGCCGGAGCAGCCCGCCCGCGCCTGGCGCCTCGTGCTCGAGCACATCGAGCGCGACCTGCTCGACGGCCGGCTCGGTCCCGGGGACCGGCTGGCCTCGGAACGGGACCTGGCGAGCGAACTCGGTGTCGGCCGCTCCAGTGTGCGGGAGGCGTTCCGCGTCCTCGAGGTGATGGGCCTGATCCGCACCGCCACAGGCTCTGGTCCGCAGTCCGGCGCGATCGTGATCGCCACGCCCACCGGCGGCATGTCGGCCCTCCTGCGACTCCAGGTCGCCGCCCAGGGGTTCCCGCTCGCCGATGTGGTGCAGACGCGTCTGGTGCTCGAAGACGCCGTCGTCGGCGCGATGGCGGCATCCGCTGAGCGGGACACCGTGCGCGCCCACGAACTCCTGGGGGCGATGGACGCGGCGGATCTGACGCCGGCGGAGTTCCTGGCTCTCGACGCGCAGCTGCACCTCTCCCTCGCCGAAGGCAGCGGCAACACCGTCATCGCGGCGATGATGGCGGGTCTGCGCTCGTCGATCGAGTCCTACGTGCAAGGCGGCGTCGAGGCGATCCCCGACTGGCACGCGATGGCCGATCGTCTGCGGGCGGAGCACCACGCGCTCGTCGCCGCGATCGACGTCGGCGATGCCGAGGCAGCCCGCTCCCTCGTGCGCGCGCACATCACCGGCTACTACACGCAGATCCTGACCCCCTGA
- a CDS encoding aspartate kinase translates to MALIVQKYGGSSVADAESIKRVAKRIVDTRRAGHDVVVAVSAMGDTTDELLDLANEVAPIPAPRELDMLLSSGERISMALLAMAIHSMGFEARSFTGSQAGMITDSQHGAARIVDVTPVRLREALDEGAIVIVAGFQGFNRDTRDITTLGRGGSDTTAVALAAALGADVCEIYSDVDGIFTADPRVIPKAQKLDHVSTEEMLELAANGAKVLYIRAVEYARRHGVLIHARSTFSSAEGTYVLGEGMKNPREAEGAVMEEPIVAGVATDFSHAKITVAGVPDVPGKAAEIFKIVAKSGANVDMIVQNVSATGRTDISFTVPKADAAAALKALAAEQNEVGFQNLVHDDQIGKLSVVGAGMRTHSGVSATLFEALSAGGINIEMISTSEIRISVVLRGDDLAEAARTVHTAYGLDGDSDVTVHAGTGR, encoded by the coding sequence GTGGCCCTCATCGTGCAGAAGTACGGCGGCTCCTCTGTCGCCGACGCAGAGAGCATCAAGCGCGTCGCCAAGCGCATCGTCGACACGCGTCGTGCCGGGCACGACGTGGTCGTCGCCGTCAGCGCGATGGGCGACACGACGGATGAGCTGCTCGACCTCGCGAACGAGGTCGCTCCCATCCCGGCGCCGCGTGAACTGGACATGCTGCTCTCCAGCGGTGAGCGCATCTCGATGGCGCTGCTGGCGATGGCCATCCACTCGATGGGCTTCGAGGCGCGCTCCTTCACCGGCAGCCAGGCCGGCATGATCACCGACTCGCAGCACGGCGCGGCCCGCATCGTCGATGTGACGCCCGTGCGTCTGCGCGAGGCGCTCGACGAGGGCGCGATCGTCATCGTCGCGGGCTTCCAGGGCTTCAACCGCGACACCCGCGACATCACGACCCTCGGCCGCGGCGGTTCCGACACCACGGCGGTCGCCCTGGCCGCAGCGCTCGGGGCCGACGTCTGCGAGATCTACAGCGACGTCGACGGCATCTTCACCGCTGACCCGCGGGTGATCCCGAAGGCGCAGAAGCTCGACCACGTCTCGACCGAGGAGATGCTCGAGCTCGCCGCCAACGGCGCCAAGGTGCTCTACATCCGCGCCGTCGAATACGCACGCCGTCACGGCGTTCTCATCCACGCCCGGTCGACGTTCTCGTCCGCCGAGGGCACGTACGTTCTGGGCGAGGGTATGAAGAACCCGCGCGAAGCCGAGGGAGCAGTCATGGAAGAACCGATCGTCGCCGGTGTGGCCACCGATTTCAGCCATGCCAAGATCACCGTCGCCGGCGTGCCCGACGTGCCGGGCAAGGCGGCGGAGATCTTCAAGATCGTCGCGAAGTCCGGGGCGAACGTCGACATGATCGTGCAGAACGTCTCCGCGACGGGCCGCACCGACATCTCGTTCACCGTGCCCAAGGCGGATGCCGCGGCAGCGCTCAAGGCCCTGGCCGCCGAGCAGAACGAGGTCGGGTTCCAGAACCTCGTGCACGACGACCAGATCGGCAAGCTCTCGGTCGTCGGCGCCGGCATGCGCACGCACTCCGGCGTCTCCGCGACGCTGTTCGAGGCCCTCTCGGCCGGCGGCATCAACATCGAGATGATCTCGACCTCCGAGATCCGCATCTCGGTCGTGCTGCGCGGTGACGATCTCGCCGAGGCAGCGCGCACGGTGCACACGGCCTACGGCCTCGACGGCGACTCCGACGTCACCGTCCACGCCGGTACCGGTCGCTGA
- a CDS encoding DNA polymerase III subunit gamma and tau: MTTALYRRYRPETFGEMIGQSQVTDPLMTALRGDRVGHAYLFSGPRGCGKTTSARILARCLNCAAGPTDTPCGTCDSCVELSRAGGGSLDVVEIDAASHNGVDDARDLRERATFAPSRDRYKIFILDEAHMVTPQGFNALLKLVEEPPEHVKFIFATTEPEKVLGTIRSRTHHYPFRLVPPAAMLEYVAKLCGEEGVIVEQGVLPLVVRAGGGSPRDTLSLLDQLIAGSDAPAGSETVTVGYARAVALLGYTHAALLDEIVDALAAGDAAAAFPAIDRVVQTGQDPRRFVDDLLERLRDLIVIAAVGAGASAVLRGIAEDDLERMRGQAAAFGASRLSRTADVVSAALDDMSGATSPRLHLELMVARVLAGASDAVAAAPAVGASERPAAPAAARAQVPAAAAAAPAAAPAAAPAPEPAPTSSTAPAEAAAATPAVETAAAPQTPVADDTSAVADPEPAAAASVPAGPVTLESITAAWPAVLTRLESISRTSWLLATAVQPLAYVTESDVLTLGFTSQHDVAKFKGTTPGSGPSDHLRTAIEQELGVRVKYIPAPMPSGGAPRQPAASAVSAPADAAPASEPASAGSSRPQVRGASAPSVTEWAVAPIPTASPAAEAPAPASPLPVDDEPEEVEAAASAPAAPTDGAVDREEPPLPGDDEAPSFDDEPPYDPSYEPVGAPQGPPPRQDAPPASSAPAAQAAPRAQRAPSASPVVTERAPSVGGVQRYGEAVIRQVLGATFLREEPYEPPTRFS, translated from the coding sequence GTGACCACAGCCCTCTACCGCCGCTACCGACCCGAGACGTTCGGCGAGATGATCGGGCAGTCTCAGGTGACCGATCCGCTGATGACCGCGCTGCGCGGAGACCGCGTCGGGCACGCCTACCTGTTCTCCGGGCCGCGCGGGTGCGGCAAGACGACCTCGGCGCGCATCCTGGCCCGCTGTCTGAACTGCGCCGCGGGTCCGACCGACACGCCCTGCGGCACCTGCGACAGCTGCGTCGAGCTGTCGCGCGCCGGCGGCGGATCGCTCGACGTCGTCGAGATCGACGCCGCGAGCCACAACGGCGTCGACGATGCACGCGACCTCCGCGAGCGGGCGACGTTCGCCCCGAGCCGCGACCGCTACAAGATCTTCATCCTCGACGAGGCGCACATGGTCACCCCGCAGGGATTCAACGCCCTGCTGAAGCTCGTCGAAGAGCCGCCGGAGCACGTGAAGTTCATCTTCGCGACCACCGAGCCCGAGAAGGTGCTCGGCACGATCCGCTCCCGCACGCACCACTACCCGTTCCGCCTGGTTCCGCCCGCCGCGATGCTCGAGTACGTCGCGAAGCTCTGCGGCGAGGAGGGCGTGATCGTCGAGCAGGGCGTGCTGCCGCTCGTCGTGCGCGCCGGCGGCGGCTCGCCCCGAGACACGCTGTCGCTGCTCGACCAGCTCATCGCGGGCTCCGACGCCCCGGCCGGCTCCGAGACCGTGACGGTCGGGTATGCGCGCGCCGTCGCCCTCCTCGGGTACACGCACGCCGCTCTGCTCGACGAGATCGTCGACGCGCTCGCCGCGGGCGATGCCGCAGCGGCCTTCCCCGCGATCGACCGCGTCGTGCAGACCGGTCAGGATCCCCGTCGCTTCGTCGACGATCTGCTCGAGCGACTGCGCGATCTCATCGTGATCGCGGCGGTCGGGGCGGGCGCCTCGGCCGTGCTCCGCGGCATCGCCGAAGACGACCTCGAGCGCATGCGCGGGCAGGCAGCGGCCTTCGGGGCATCGCGTCTGTCGCGCACGGCCGACGTGGTCAGTGCGGCCCTCGACGACATGAGCGGTGCGACGTCCCCTCGCCTGCATCTCGAGCTCATGGTGGCTCGCGTGCTCGCCGGAGCGTCGGATGCCGTGGCCGCGGCCCCTGCAGTCGGCGCTTCCGAACGTCCGGCAGCTCCCGCCGCTGCCCGCGCCCAGGTGCCCGCCGCCGCGGCTGCCGCACCGGCTGCCGCACCTGCTGCCGCGCCCGCACCCGAGCCTGCGCCGACTTCCTCGACCGCCCCGGCGGAGGCTGCCGCAGCGACCCCGGCTGTCGAGACCGCCGCCGCGCCCCAGACCCCCGTCGCGGATGACACCTCGGCGGTGGCCGATCCCGAACCCGCTGCCGCGGCATCCGTGCCCGCCGGGCCGGTCACCCTGGAGTCCATCACCGCCGCATGGCCGGCCGTGCTCACGCGTCTGGAGAGCATCAGCCGCACCTCCTGGCTGCTCGCGACGGCCGTGCAGCCGCTCGCGTATGTCACGGAGAGCGATGTGCTCACGCTCGGATTCACGAGCCAGCACGACGTCGCGAAGTTCAAGGGCACGACGCCCGGCTCCGGCCCGTCGGACCACCTGCGCACGGCGATCGAGCAGGAGCTCGGCGTCCGCGTGAAGTACATCCCCGCGCCGATGCCGTCCGGCGGTGCGCCGCGCCAGCCCGCGGCATCCGCCGTCTCGGCTCCCGCCGACGCCGCACCCGCGTCGGAGCCTGCGTCAGCGGGTTCCTCCCGCCCGCAGGTCCGTGGCGCGTCCGCCCCCTCCGTCACGGAGTGGGCCGTCGCTCCCATCCCCACCGCCTCGCCCGCGGCCGAGGCCCCGGCCCCGGCATCCCCGCTTCCCGTCGACGACGAACCCGAAGAGGTCGAGGCGGCAGCGTCAGCGCCCGCCGCGCCGACCGACGGCGCCGTCGACCGCGAGGAGCCGCCGTTGCCCGGCGACGACGAGGCTCCCTCCTTCGACGACGAGCCGCCCTACGACCCGTCGTACGAGCCGGTCGGAGCACCGCAGGGACCGCCGCCGCGTCAGGACGCGCCGCCCGCGTCGTCTGCGCCCGCTGCGCAGGCAGCTCCCCGGGCGCAGCGTGCGCCCTCCGCCTCTCCGGTCGTCACCGAACGCGCGCCCTCCGTCGGGGGAGTGCAGCGCTACGGCGAGGCCGTGATCCGCCAGGTGCTCGGCGCGACGTTCCTGCGCGAAGAGCCCTACGAGCCCCCGACGAGGTTCTCCTGA
- a CDS encoding malate:quinone oxidoreductase, with the protein MTENVDVVLIGGGIMSATLGTLLHELQPEWKIVAFERLSDVAQESSNPWNNAGTGHAALCELNYMPQQGDAPLDPAKAVSINEQFQQSRQFWSSLVDKGVLDAPSTFINATPHMTFVRGEKDVAYLKARYEVLKEQPLFAGIEYSEDSRVINQWAPLLMQHRRKGEPFAATRVPAGTDVDFGALTHQLFDHLTASGVELRTNHEVRSLKKQKDGGWLVKYRTTVGRTPNEIKARFVFVGAGGWALKLLQNSGIPEIRGYGVFPIGGQFLKTTNPKVVAQHKAKVYSQASVGAPPMSVPHLDTRVVGGEASLMFGPFATFSPKFLKNGSMLDIVSQVRAHNLMPMLQVAVKNPDLITYLVGELLKNHAKKVDSLRTFMPTAKDEDWTLIDAGQRAQVMKKDPKKGGILQFGTEVVSSADGSIAGLLGASPGASTAVPIMLQLLKTCFPAEYAGWEPELRALIPTFGEMLNKDAALAEESTAATAATLGINA; encoded by the coding sequence GTGACCGAAAACGTCGATGTCGTCCTGATCGGCGGTGGCATCATGAGCGCCACCCTGGGTACTCTGCTGCACGAACTGCAGCCGGAGTGGAAGATCGTCGCCTTCGAGCGACTCTCCGATGTGGCCCAGGAGAGTTCGAACCCCTGGAACAACGCCGGCACCGGTCACGCCGCCCTGTGCGAGCTGAACTACATGCCGCAGCAGGGTGATGCGCCTCTCGACCCGGCGAAGGCCGTCTCGATCAACGAGCAGTTCCAGCAGAGCCGCCAGTTCTGGTCGTCGCTGGTCGACAAGGGCGTGCTCGACGCGCCGTCGACGTTCATCAACGCGACCCCGCACATGACCTTCGTGCGCGGCGAGAAGGACGTCGCCTACCTCAAGGCCCGCTACGAGGTGCTCAAGGAGCAGCCGCTGTTCGCGGGCATCGAGTACAGCGAGGACTCGCGCGTCATCAACCAGTGGGCGCCGCTCCTCATGCAGCACCGCCGCAAGGGCGAGCCCTTCGCCGCCACGCGCGTTCCGGCGGGGACCGACGTCGACTTCGGCGCCCTCACCCATCAGCTGTTCGACCACCTCACCGCGTCCGGCGTCGAGCTGCGCACCAACCACGAAGTGCGCAGCCTGAAGAAGCAGAAGGACGGCGGCTGGCTGGTCAAGTACCGCACGACGGTCGGTCGCACCCCGAACGAGATCAAGGCGCGCTTCGTGTTCGTCGGCGCCGGCGGCTGGGCGCTCAAGCTGCTCCAGAACTCCGGCATCCCCGAGATCAGGGGCTACGGCGTCTTCCCCATCGGCGGCCAGTTCCTCAAGACCACGAACCCGAAGGTCGTCGCGCAGCACAAGGCGAAGGTGTACTCGCAGGCCTCGGTCGGCGCGCCGCCCATGTCGGTGCCGCACCTCGACACCCGCGTGGTCGGCGGCGAGGCCTCGCTCATGTTCGGTCCGTTCGCGACCTTCAGCCCCAAGTTCCTGAAGAACGGGTCGATGCTCGACATCGTCTCGCAGGTGCGTGCGCACAACCTGATGCCGATGCTGCAGGTCGCGGTCAAGAACCCCGACCTCATCACATATCTCGTGGGCGAGCTGCTGAAGAACCACGCGAAGAAGGTCGACAGCCTGCGCACCTTCATGCCCACCGCGAAGGACGAGGACTGGACGCTCATCGATGCCGGTCAGCGCGCGCAGGTCATGAAGAAGGACCCAAAGAAGGGCGGCATCCTCCAGTTCGGCACCGAGGTGGTCTCGTCGGCCGACGGATCGATCGCCGGCCTCCTTGGCGCCTCGCCCGGGGCGTCGACCGCGGTCCCGATCATGCTCCAGCTGCTCAAGACCTGCTTCCCGGCGGAGTACGCGGGCTGGGAGCCCGAGCTGCGCGCGCTCATCCCGACGTTCGGCGAGATGCTGAACAAGGATGCCGCGCTCGCGGAGGAGTCCACTGCGGCGACGGCCGCGACCCTCGGCATCAACGCCTGA
- a CDS encoding thymidine kinase produces the protein MAKLYFRYGAMNSGKSTSLLQAAYNYEERGQHVLLAKPAIDTKGASEIASRLGVTREVDFLIGPGDNARTLFAEHRERIRRSAEEELIPSGPVDVACLLIDEAQFLTPEQVDDLFRIAIEERIPVMAYGIRNDFLTHAFPGSARLLAIAHSLEELKTICRCGRKAVFNGRVIGGRFVFDGDQVAIDEGADGSAAPELTTYESLCGTCYLEESGGRLG, from the coding sequence GTGGCGAAGCTCTACTTCCGCTACGGCGCGATGAACTCGGGCAAGTCGACCTCGCTGCTGCAGGCCGCGTACAACTACGAGGAGCGCGGGCAGCATGTGCTGCTCGCCAAGCCCGCGATCGACACCAAGGGGGCGTCCGAGATCGCCAGCCGGCTCGGTGTCACGCGCGAGGTGGACTTCCTGATCGGCCCCGGTGACAACGCGCGGACCCTGTTCGCCGAGCATCGGGAGCGCATCCGACGTTCGGCCGAGGAGGAGCTGATCCCGAGCGGACCGGTCGATGTGGCCTGCCTCCTCATCGACGAGGCGCAATTCCTCACGCCGGAGCAGGTCGATGACCTGTTCCGGATCGCGATCGAGGAACGCATCCCGGTGATGGCCTACGGAATCCGCAACGACTTCCTGACCCACGCGTTCCCCGGCTCCGCGCGGCTGCTCGCGATCGCGCACTCGCTCGAGGAGCTCAAGACGATCTGCCGCTGCGGGCGGAAGGCCGTGTTCAACGGCCGCGTGATCGGAGGACGCTTCGTCTTCGACGGCGACCAGGTCGCGATCGACGAGGGGGCCGACGGCTCCGCCGCGCCGGAGCTCACGACCTACGAGTCGCTGTGCGGCACGTGCTACCTCGAGGAATCCGGCGGACGCCTGGGCTGA
- a CDS encoding DMT family transporter, with protein MNAQGGFSRRGWLLFGAMALLWGVPYLFISIAVESLSPPAIVAGRTLIAALLLLPFALRGGALRTALKHWPWVLAFGLVEMAGPFVLLGHAEMTLPSGMTGLLVATVPLFAALIALGGGDRGVLRPARGIGLLVGFIGVGIVVAGPGLFGGEISLLAAGEVLLVAILYAIAPFIVARKLTEVPSLGTITLSLLMIGILYLPIGLLTQHEVPTLPSIAALLALAVICTAVAFLAFFALIREVGPVRAPLFTYVNPVVAIILGALVLAEPLTPGLLIGFPLIIAGCWFAATGGRLRRATADPLASDPPPAAVLPPAP; from the coding sequence GTGAACGCCCAGGGCGGCTTCTCCCGACGCGGCTGGCTCCTCTTCGGGGCGATGGCGCTGCTGTGGGGCGTGCCGTACCTGTTCATCAGCATCGCGGTCGAGTCGCTCTCGCCGCCCGCGATCGTGGCCGGTCGCACGCTCATCGCCGCTCTGCTGCTGCTGCCGTTCGCCCTCCGCGGCGGGGCACTGCGCACCGCCCTCAAGCACTGGCCGTGGGTGCTCGCCTTCGGCCTCGTCGAGATGGCGGGTCCGTTCGTGCTCCTGGGGCACGCCGAGATGACGCTGCCCTCGGGCATGACCGGGCTCCTGGTGGCCACGGTGCCCCTGTTCGCGGCGCTGATCGCCCTCGGCGGCGGTGATCGCGGCGTGCTCCGGCCCGCGCGCGGCATCGGCCTCCTCGTCGGCTTCATCGGCGTCGGGATCGTGGTCGCCGGACCCGGGCTGTTCGGCGGCGAGATCAGCCTGCTTGCGGCGGGCGAGGTGCTCCTCGTCGCGATCCTCTACGCGATCGCCCCGTTCATCGTCGCGCGCAAGCTCACGGAGGTCCCCTCGCTCGGGACCATCACGCTGTCGCTGCTGATGATCGGCATCCTGTACCTCCCGATCGGACTGCTCACGCAGCACGAGGTTCCGACGCTGCCGTCCATCGCCGCGCTCCTCGCGCTCGCGGTGATCTGCACCGCCGTCGCGTTCCTGGCGTTCTTCGCGCTCATCCGCGAGGTCGGACCTGTGCGCGCGCCGCTGTTCACCTACGTGAATCCCGTCGTGGCGATCATCCTCGGCGCGCTCGTGCTCGCCGAACCGCTGACGCCCGGTCTCCTCATCGGCTTCCCCCTGATCATCGCCGGATGCTGGTTCGCCGCGACCGGCGGACGCCTGCGGCGCGCCACGGCCGATCCGCTCGCATCCGATCCGCCTCCGGCCGCCGTACTGCCGCCCGCACCCTGA
- a CDS encoding aspartate-semialdehyde dehydrogenase has product MTRISDSGLSVAIVGATGQVGTVMREILAERAFPIRELRLFSSSRSAGTAIEFGGATVIVEDVETADAAGIDIALFSAGATASRAYAPRFAEAGAVVVDNSSAWRNDPEVPLVVSEVNPHAIDDRPKGIIANPNCTTMAAMPVLKALHADAGLERLIVSTYQAVSGSGLAGAQELLGQVEGVLAQGDTLRLVHDGSAIDFPQPEKYVAPIAFDVIPFAGNLVDDGQNETDEEKKLRNESRKILELPDLRVAGTCVRVPVFTGHSLSIHAEFAKDITPERATELLAAAPGVALEEVPTPLQAAGKDPSFVGRIRADQSAPEGKGLVLFISNDNLRKGAALNAVQIAEVLAERLAVIA; this is encoded by the coding sequence ATGACCCGCATCTCCGATTCAGGACTCTCCGTCGCCATCGTCGGCGCCACCGGCCAGGTGGGCACCGTCATGCGCGAGATTCTCGCCGAGCGGGCGTTCCCGATCCGCGAGCTGCGGCTCTTCTCGTCGTCGCGCTCCGCCGGTACCGCGATCGAGTTCGGCGGCGCGACCGTGATCGTCGAAGACGTCGAGACGGCGGATGCCGCCGGCATCGACATCGCCCTGTTCTCGGCCGGCGCGACCGCCAGCCGCGCCTACGCGCCGCGCTTCGCGGAGGCGGGCGCCGTGGTCGTCGACAACTCGAGCGCCTGGCGCAACGACCCCGAGGTGCCCCTCGTCGTCAGCGAGGTCAACCCGCACGCGATCGATGATCGCCCCAAGGGCATCATCGCGAACCCGAACTGCACGACGATGGCGGCCATGCCCGTGCTGAAGGCGCTGCACGCCGATGCCGGCCTCGAGCGCCTGATCGTCTCGACGTACCAGGCCGTCTCCGGCTCCGGTCTCGCCGGTGCACAGGAGCTGCTCGGACAGGTCGAGGGCGTCCTCGCCCAGGGCGACACGCTCCGCCTCGTGCACGACGGCTCGGCGATCGACTTCCCTCAGCCGGAGAAGTACGTCGCCCCGATCGCCTTCGACGTCATCCCCTTCGCGGGCAACCTGGTCGACGACGGGCAGAACGAGACCGACGAGGAGAAGAAGCTCCGCAACGAGAGCCGCAAGATCCTCGAGCTGCCCGACCTCCGGGTCGCCGGCACCTGCGTGCGCGTGCCCGTGTTCACGGGGCACTCGCTCTCGATCCACGCGGAGTTCGCGAAGGACATCACCCCGGAACGCGCGACCGAGCTGCTCGCGGCGGCCCCCGGCGTCGCCCTCGAAGAGGTCCCGACCCCGCTGCAGGCCGCGGGCAAGGACCCGAGCTTCGTGGGCCGCATCCGGGCCGACCAGTCCGCACCCGAGGGCAAGGGTCTCGTGCTGTTCATCAGCAACGACAACCTGCGCAAGGGCGCGGCGCTCAACGCCGTGCAGATCGCCGAGGTGCTCGCCGAGCGCCTGGCCGTCATAGCCTGA
- a CDS encoding alpha-hydroxy acid oxidase — protein sequence MVQRQLPNPAELLELMKFKKPELDGRKRRLDAALTIDDLRSIAKRRTPKAAFDYTDGAAEGELSLTRARQAFQDVEFHPGILRPAPTVDTSVDILGGPSALPFGIAPTGFTRLMQTEGEVAGAGAAAAAGIPFTLSTLGTTSIEGVKAANPQGRNWFQLYVMRDREISYELTRRAAAAGFDTLQFTVDTPVAGARLRDKRNGFSIPPQLTLGTIINAIPRPWWWFDFLTTPKLEFASLSTTGGTVGELLDAAMDPTISYDDLAVIRDIWPGKLVIKGVQNVEDSVRLRDAGVDGIVLSNHGGRQLDRAPIPFHLLPEVRKAVGDDFTVMVDTGIMNGADIVAAVALGADFTLIGRAYLYGLMAGGRQGVDRTIAILRGEIERTMRLLGVSSLAELEPGHVTQLTRLVPVSRAATEAVVR from the coding sequence ATGGTCCAGCGCCAGCTTCCCAACCCCGCCGAGCTGCTCGAGCTCATGAAGTTCAAGAAGCCCGAGCTCGACGGGCGCAAGCGTCGCCTCGACGCTGCCCTCACGATCGACGACCTGCGCTCGATCGCCAAGCGCCGCACGCCGAAGGCGGCCTTCGACTACACCGACGGCGCCGCCGAGGGCGAGCTCTCGCTCACCCGGGCGCGCCAGGCGTTCCAGGACGTCGAGTTCCACCCCGGCATCCTCCGCCCCGCGCCGACCGTCGACACCAGCGTCGACATCCTCGGCGGGCCATCCGCTCTGCCGTTCGGCATCGCGCCCACCGGCTTCACGCGCCTCATGCAGACGGAGGGCGAGGTCGCCGGCGCCGGGGCAGCGGCTGCCGCCGGCATCCCGTTCACCCTCTCGACGCTCGGCACGACGTCGATCGAGGGCGTGAAGGCTGCCAACCCTCAGGGACGGAACTGGTTCCAGCTGTATGTGATGCGCGACCGTGAGATCTCCTACGAGCTCACCCGCCGCGCCGCCGCCGCCGGCTTCGACACGCTGCAGTTCACGGTCGACACCCCGGTCGCCGGGGCCAGGCTGCGCGACAAGCGCAACGGCTTCAGCATCCCGCCTCAGCTGACGCTGGGTACGATCATCAACGCGATCCCGCGGCCGTGGTGGTGGTTCGACTTCCTCACCACCCCGAAGCTCGAGTTCGCCTCGCTGAGCACCACCGGCGGGACGGTCGGCGAACTGCTCGACGCCGCGATGGACCCGACGATCAGCTACGACGACCTCGCCGTGATCCGCGACATCTGGCCGGGGAAGCTCGTCATCAAGGGCGTGCAGAACGTCGAGGACTCGGTGCGGCTCCGCGACGCCGGCGTCGACGGCATCGTGCTCTCGAACCACGGCGGGCGCCAGCTCGACCGCGCCCCGATCCCGTTCCACCTGCTCCCCGAGGTCCGCAAGGCCGTCGGCGACGACTTCACCGTGATGGTCGACACCGGCATCATGAACGGCGCCGACATCGTGGCCGCGGTGGCGCTGGGAGCGGACTTCACGCTCATCGGGCGCGCCTACCTCTACGGCCTGATGGCGGGAGGGCGCCAGGGCGTCGATCGCACGATCGCGATCCTCCGCGGCGAGATCGAGCGCACGATGCGGCTGCTCGGCGTCTCGTCGCTCGCGGAGCTCGAACCCGGCCACGTCACGCAGCTCACTCGGCTCGTGCCGGTGTCGCGCGCGGCGACGGAGGCCGTCGTCCGCTGA
- the recR gene encoding recombination mediator RecR, which produces MYDGIVQELIDEFGRLPGIGPKSAQRITFHILQTPTFDVARLAELLSEIRTRVRFCEVCGNVAEQERCAICRDPRRSQALICVVEDAKDVAAIERTREFRGLYHVLGGVISPIAGIGPDDLRIAQLMTRLADGTVQEVILATNPNLEGEATASYLSRLLTTMQITVSRLASGLPVGGDLEYADEVTLGRAFEGRRVL; this is translated from the coding sequence ATGTACGACGGCATCGTTCAGGAGCTGATCGACGAGTTCGGTCGGCTCCCCGGCATCGGACCGAAGTCCGCTCAGCGCATCACGTTCCACATCCTGCAGACGCCGACGTTCGACGTGGCCCGTCTCGCCGAGCTGCTCTCCGAGATCCGCACCCGGGTGCGCTTCTGCGAGGTGTGCGGCAACGTCGCCGAGCAGGAGCGCTGCGCGATCTGCCGCGATCCGCGACGCAGCCAGGCCCTGATCTGCGTCGTCGAAGACGCGAAGGATGTCGCGGCCATCGAGCGCACCCGGGAGTTCCGTGGCCTGTACCACGTGCTCGGCGGCGTGATCAGTCCCATCGCCGGTATCGGTCCCGACGACCTGCGCATCGCCCAGCTCATGACGCGCTTGGCCGACGGCACCGTGCAGGAGGTCATCCTGGCCACCAATCCGAACCTCGAGGGCGAGGCGACGGCGAGCTACCTCAGCCGGCTCCTGACCACGATGCAGATCACCGTCTCGCGGCTGGCCTCCGGCCTCCCGGTCGGCGGCGACCTCGAATACGCCGACGAGGTCACTCTCGGTCGCGCCTTCGAGGGCCGGCGCGTCCTGTGA